The region TTTTACCGTTTGAATTAATAGATcactttttttttatattttttttctaCTTGAATTAATTACACACAAAAATATGGTTACGGATGTATATTATAAATAGTACTACAAAGTCATAATGACATCTTTCtataaatttaaattttaatacAATTGATTTTTTTTACTATGTTAGTATTTATAATGGTAGCTCATATTTATATATTacaaaaatatatcaaataaaaaattaaaagatTTCAGTAAAGTAAAATCCAATAATAATTACTTTGTTCATAGGTAAGTTTTTATAAAACTCTAATGAATAGtatataatataaaataataaagCTTTTTTTTTCTCCAAGAATTAGATATAGATTgtaaatatataaataaaataatgTGAAAACATAATCTTATTTTCTTTTGACCAAAAAGATACAAAATATTATGAATAGTATGagttttttcttttattatttataaACAAAAATATAATAGAATTTAAGATATTTCACAACTCGTCTAGTTAGATTTGAATAAACAATTTTAAACCTATAATATTACATgagtctctctctctctctctctctcctctctctctctctctctctctcttctctctctctctctctctctctctctctctctctctctctctctctctctctcttctctctctctctctctcctctctctctctctcctctctctctctctctctctctctctctctctctctctctctctctcctctctctctctctctctctctctctctctctctctctctctcctctctctctctctctctctctctctctctctctctctctctctctctctctctcttctctctctctctctctctctctctctcttctctctctctctctctctctctcctctctctctcttctctctctctctctctctctctctctctctctctctctctctctctctctctctctctctctctctctctctctctctctctctctcttctctctctctctctctctctctctctctctctctctctctctctctctctctctctctctctctctctgataAATTTCCTAATTTTAAGAAGTATTTTAGCAACATACACTTTAGGGTGTTCTTAATAAATTTTTAGTTTAACACAAATTTCATCCATAATAACTCATGTGTTAATTGTACAATGACTTTAAAATTCGGACTAAAGACTTGATAGagcattttatttctttcttATTTCGGGCAATGAGTTTTTTTAGAGAAAGATATTGTAGCCTCAAGTTGATATTTTATCACTAATTAAATATGTATAATCAACATTAGTGTAAGAATTCATAGTTAGACATTCACCTCTTCTAAATAAGAGTCTTCTACTTAAAATGACTTTGAGATATTGTAGAACGTCACCGATAGCCTACAAGTGTGTCCTCGTCAAATCATATATGAATTTTCTTTTCACACTAATTGCATATGTCAAATTCAACCTAGTTTGTGCAAGTAAATCAACTTAGTTACTAATCTTTGATTTTGACCTTTGTCAATTTTTTTTGGCTTTCCTCAAATTTCGGCTTATGGTTTTTCAAAATAGAAACATTTGTATATTTGCATTCAAGTTTTCTTGTTTCCTATCAAAATTCAAACACATAATTCCTTCGGTAGATAATAATGCCTTTCTTTGAGAAAGAAATGTCAATTCAAACGAAATACCCAAGTTGTCAAAATCTTTTATCTTAAAATATGTATATAATTTATCTTTAAGTTGTTTTCTCTAAGATAAATCATAAGAAGTAATATAAAATTTTCATTGTGAATATTAGAAGAACAATGTGTGATTTCTTTGGTTTTGCTTAAAGTCCAATCATACCAATGTCTGTGTGAATCTTTATACCAATGTCTTTGTAAATCTTTCTCGAAAAGGACAACTTTAGTACATATAAGACGTTTTTAAACCAACACATCTTATTGACTCCACCTATAGACCAAAGTCAATGAAAAACTCCATATACATCTCTTTATCTAAGTCTCAATGTAAGAGCTTGGTTTTTTACATCAAATTGATACAACTCTCATCCAGAATATGTGGCGATAGATAGCAAGATTTAACAACTTTATTTTTTTCACTAGAACAAAAGTTTTCACGAAATCAATGTATATATTTAAGTATATATTTTTTGAACTACTTTAACTCTATAACAATTTAGGGTACCATATGATTTGTGTTCTACTGTAAATATCCACATGAATCCAACTAATTTTTTTTGCCTCCTTGTCTCCCAACAATCTCCAAAATGTTATTTTACTCAAGTGATTTAATTTTACCATTCATAGTTTGAACTCAATTCTTTTTTCAATGTTTCTTGAACAAATGACGGGGTTCTTACAAAGTCAATATTTCCAATAAAATTATAATATTGCAGAAAAATATGTTTAGAAGAGAAAAATTAAGAAATATGATGTCTATATTTATAAACAAGTGATATTTTAAAGGAAAATAACGAATAATCAAAATAAACACAAGATAAAATGCAAACTTCTTTTGTGATTCGTCATAAGTGAGTGATTGATTACCTCTAGAATTGTAGAACCGTTGATAATTAAAAATGATTTGATAGTGAACTTCGTACGAATGACGGTGTCTCTCCTCCGCCCACACAAATAAAATCAGCAACGAGTGAATCTTTCGTCTAAAGTGCTAGTTTCAATCAAATGGAAACCTTAGAGATATGATAAACTCTTAATTCTAGGGCGGTTAGAGTTTTGAGTACATCATAATGAGTCATTATCACCTTAGCACAAAAGTTTTATTTATAGAATCATTTATATTCGTCATAGATCACATTATACTATATTTTTCGAATGGTATCAATGGCGAGGTTTAATAAAATATTGTGTGAAAAATGTATATATggataaaaaaattgaaaataaaacaattatAAAACAATTGAAGATATTTTAACCAACAAATCgtaataaaaatatttaaaaaatgaattataaaaacaaaaattatcATTTATGGAGGGAGAGTCTTGCTAAATGTAAAATTTGTGAATCTTTTTATATAtgttatttaaaaaataaattgaagTATAAAATCACTAAATTATTTAAATAGACCGTATTATATCTAACAAGCCTAATTAACTTAAATTTATCTACAACAGATTGAGAAATATGCTCTAAAACTATTCTCTAATCATTTATCTAAAGTCTTATGCCCTTAAACTAACTTTTAAAATCAAATTACCAAACTTAAAAGTGATTTACAAATAGGTTTTTAATGATAGAGCTCTACTAGTacattatttaaaattaaaaagCTTAAAACCTAATTATCAACCATTTTAGATAAATGGTTGAATTACAAATTAGAAATGATATAGGACATTAAGAAATATAATTTTCTCCATCCGTAAATCCTAACTCAACTGACGGAAATCGATATTGTTAGGTTGGACATCATTACCAGGATTCAAATCCTGATACTCACGATTATGTGTGAGTTTTTAGTGGTTATTAACACCTCGTCTATGACTAAAAAAATATACATGTTTTCTTCATTGTTGCAGAGACACAACATAATTTGATTAAGTTGTTCTTCTATTTGAATGGTACAATTATTCTCTCTCAAAATACTCTAGTTAGATACATACTCTCCAGTTTGTAGTATACAACAAAATCTTCCCAATCTCTTGTTACCAAAATGTAATGCAATCACAGACCAAATAACAACTGGTCCAATCCAGATTGCACCTATGAACAAGGTTAACCTATGGCTTACTGAGATGGTAAGCTGAAACTCATCATTCTCCTCATGTCTTGTTTAGTAGAGAAGCAAGATTGCGAAGTTCCTCAAACGCGTGCATTGTTTCTGCATCAAATCCTCCTGCAAACTGCATTCACACACAAATAGATAAAGATTACGTTTCACCACGTGTTCAATCAATAGTTAGTAATAAGGACGGATCCAGAAATTTTAAGCCGCGAAACACAATGTGGATTCGCTCGTGGTAAACTAGAGAGAAAAAACATGAATTTCAATTAGGACATACCTGATGGATTCTGAAAGCAAATCTCACTCCTTGGAGAACCATGTAATCCATTGCAGGATCTTTGTCGAATGCTGACTTTGTTTGAACTTCCATGGCTACCCTTTTCATATACTTTTTCGCCAATTTAACAGACCCGAGTTTTATCTATAAAAATATGGAATAGTTGAGTCCAATGTTATGGCAAAATATAGAAAATGCTATAAAGAAGCAAAATATCAGATGGTGCAACCTTGCCAATAATTCCATTATCAAGCATCCATTCTACAGGAATTTGAAACTCCTTGCAATTTCGCATTAGTGAGTCCCTCGTGCGGAGAAGAGCATAAACCGTGCGTTCCATCCTACAGAGAAAACCACAAATATAAGTATCTTGCAACGTGAAGCGATAGAATCATCGTAAAGCACTCTTGCAGATATTTGAGTAGCTCACTTTTCTGATAAAGCAACCATTTTCTTTAGAGCAATATCACAAGGTAGCCGAGGATCGTCCTTGTAGGAGGAAACTTCACATTCCAATTTTTTCAAATCTTGGTATCCAAATGATGCTTCTCTTAATGTGTCAGCTTTTTTCTCCGGCCAATCGAAATGCTTAAGGACGGCCCTTTCGTCCACCTATGGCaaatatatgcataagattaaCAAATTTTAGAAGCAACTTTAATACACTTCCATGCTACATATGGAATAAGCCCAAAACAACTTACAAGGAAGCAAAGTTCATCATCAAGCCACTTCACAAATGCTACAACATCATCAATGTTCTGATAAACCGCATTGTTCACCTCTCTAATCAGCGAATTTACGAATTCTCCTTGTGTTTCAATATCTTCCTTTATCTGTATATCAAAGAATAGGATATTATCATTGTAGACGATGTCTTCAAGCCAAATATCATATGCTATTTTGTAAACAAACTTTGTCATAAAAAAGCTAGAAGTTAGTAAGTTGAATGCATAAGATGTAAAACTACTCACAGCAAGTAAATGCGATGAACGGTTCTCAATTTCTCCAATCATGCTACTACGAACATCAGCAACATCAGGAGCATCAGCGAGTCCTCCGTTTGAAGAATCCTTTCTAGAATCTCTCTTCATGAGTGAATGGTACAATTCCACCACTTGTGGTGCTCTTTTTACCATCGCCGTGTTACTTTTTGAGGCAAAACTCATAGGAGGTGGTGGAGGAGGCGGAGGTGGAGGAGGTTGAACTTGAACTTGAGCTGAGTtttcttgttttgttttgctAGAAATAGAACATGAAGAAGGTCTTGGAGGAGGATTGGGAACCCTCAGTGGCCTTTTCTCCATAACAGATTGCTGAACAAACAACGACGGCAATGGCACCGATTCCTTTTCGATTTCTTTTAAACATTCAAGAGAATCAAAACAATTAGATTGTCTTCTTTTATTCAATACAACAACATCTTCCTCTGAGCTATTGGAACCGCTAATTGAATGTCTTCTTCTATTGCTTCCCTCAGATATTGATTCAATCCAATTTTTCTCAAAGAGACTACTACTAGTACTACTTGTGGACTCAACTTGTGACAAATTATCACTACTAGTTATTGGCCACTTTTTCAGCTTCTTAACCAAATTGAAGCTATTTGCATTACCACATTGATCAGAGAAAGAAATAATAGAATCTCCACTACTACTCACCACAGATTGAGGACTAGATGGCTTATCAGAATCCAATGTTGAGCATGTATTCTTCAACTCGGTTCGTAAACACGAATTCACCCACCTCAAGTAGGCTAGCTCCTCCACCTCATTTAATCTGCTTGTTTGTAAACCTTCTACTTGTTTACTCAGGTCTTCATTCGTGAGCCGGAGCAATGACGCCTCGGCTTTGAATTTGGCAACAATGTCACTCTGATCATATCATAAAAGGACAATATGAAGGGAAAAAAGTGAATCAGCAATGACAAACTGGGCTTAAGAAGCTCAAAATTTTTATTTCTAAGAAGAGAAAAACATGCAACCAAAACAAATTATCAATAAGAAAAAGAAATTTGGAATCTAAAATGAAAAAAATTCTTCTTAGGCTTAGAAATGAATCTAACTGCATTAACAATGAAGTACTGATTAAGAAACTTCAGCTCACTTAATAAACAATTATAAAATAAGTACTTAAGTTATTTATCTAAAGAGGCCCTATTCTTATCTTCTACACTATTTCAATCAAGTCCTTCCGTGACAAACGGTGTCGAAGGTGCCGATATCGATACTATTATTCACCGTTTTTTTTTTGATAAAGAATAAATTATGGTTAATTCACATCGTGACGACCACAATCAGTGTCGCAACACAACACCCGAACCAACCAAAATCGTAAAAGTCTTTATGCAGCCGCAACGCAACCACACTAGTTATTTAAAACATTTAAAACCTTTCCAACCTAACAATCCAAGAGAAAAAAAACTGTGTTTCATTGAAATCGAACCAGTCAAATTGCAAAAACTACCTCAGAAGAGTTTGCAGAGCTAGACAATTCAGACTCCATAGAAGATAACCTGCAAGTGAGGTTCCTCTTCTGCATATGCAGCTCCTTATTCAACCTTCTCAACTCAACAACTTCAAGCTCAAGATTCTGCATAGAACTATCCTCATTTCCCCCTTTCACCACTTCCTCTTGTCTCTCCAATCCACAGCTCCTACTCAATACAGCCAATTGCTCAAAAAGACTAGCTTTCTCTTCTTCCAACAAAGCAACTTTTTTCACAAGCTCATCAACCTCATTCCGGTTCTTCCTACACTCAGCCAACTCAGCATTCAGCTTACTCTCCCTCTCTTTAGACTCTTGCAACAAGTTTCTCATATGATCCAACTCCGTGAACAAATCAGTCGATGATTGTCTCCTATGTGTCGGAAAAGCATGTGGATGAACCTGAGAACATGACAAATCACCCATTAAGGATCTTTTCGCTCTGGAATGAGGTGGAACAAAAGGGTTCTTCTGGTTAGCATTATCCgaggttgttgttttttttgtCGGAAGAGATGATTGTTGTTTGGTTTTCTTGTCAGCTGAAAAGCCTTTGACAATGTGTGCACCCCATAACCTTGGTTTTGAGTGATTGTTGTTGGGGTTGGTTGTTTTTGCAGGTTGAAGCTTTGGTGGTTGATTTTGATCGGAAAATTTAGAAGCTTTGGACTTGTTCTCTGATGGGTTATTGCTAATTTCTTCCCTCATTGTGTGAGAGTGAGAGGGTTGTGTGAGAAGTTGAAAAGGTTATTAGAACAGAACAAGATTGAATttggagatgatgatgatgttgtaATGAGAGTTAGTATTTGAAAGTTTGAAATTTGAAATGTTAGAAAGAGAAGACATTGGAGTGTTGGAGCATTTCGAGGTTGGGGAGAGAGAAGTGCAACGGTCGGTTTTAGCTTTTTGGGGGAGGGGGGCCACTTTGCCACGGAAAACTCGTGTAATAGGTTGACCTTTCCCCTTAAATGAAAAAgcttttttgtttttgttgagagTAATTTAAATGAAAAAGTACAAAATAATTGTTTAATAGTAGCATGATTAACTATTTCAGACATTGtgtaaaataaaaaataattaaaaaattatttcAGATATAAAACTGAATTCTCTTTTTTCGTAATTTTTTTATGGTTTCAAGGTTAATTATTTTTATAGTTGTAAGGTTTAAAAATAATAATAGTAAAGTTCAAACGTCGGCTGCAAGTATGTTGTTCAATCTCAAAAAAAGTATGATGTGAATCAGGATATCAATCTTAGCAGATGTATCGAGCTTAACGATGAAATCAATATTTTGATTGCTTAACAGATGGTGTGGATAACTCTGTAGATGTTGTTTCATTTAAGATATTTTTACAATTTGGATCGATATTGCATGTTTGTAATATTTATTCAAAGGATTCTCGATGAGATTGATATTGAGAGAAGAGTATGTGTAACATGTATAGTCAATGATTTTCATacatttgactaggcagagaCCTTTGTGAATAGTTCAAAAGTTTTGTCTAAAGGATATCTGCAGAGATTTGTATGAAACCAGATAAGTTACTTTGCCAAATCTCAAATGAGGTGCTAAAGGCACCACAAAAGAAAGTGATGGTTGGTGTGCCATTACAACTTCTATCAACATTAGTAATAACGTAGGAGAAGCTATGGGACATCCACCTTATGAACTAGTTGTTTGTTTTCCAAGAGTTTTATTGAAGCAAGTATGAAATGAGTCTGCCATGGAGTGGTCAACCAATGATAGTTAATACAAAGAAATAGTCTCATGAGATATACACGCATAATTTCGACTTGTCCAACCCACCAAATTTATGGAAAAAGTTTGAAACAGGTACCATGAatctcattttttatccaaacaTTTCCATCATTAGTCAAGAAAAATTCTAGATGATTAAATCCAAGATGGAACCAAAGATTTTTGGAATTCCTAAAGTCACACACACAATGTAGGAAAGTCTCTTTTGAAATGCCACATATATAGCATATGGAACCAAAGATTTTTGGAATTCCTAAAGTCACACACACAATGTAGGAAAGTCTCTTTTGAAATGCCACATATATAGCATATTTTCAACGAAACCATGTTGTGATGGTGAAGAAGAGAGAGAAATTAGGAACATAGTAGTGACAAATAGGCTAAGAGAAGAATTTGATTTTTTCTAAGAGACATAATTTTCATATCCATCGTTAGGATTAAGTTTTCATATTAGGATCATGTAAATCTTGTTTATTGCTTAGGACTTAAGAGGTGCCACTTTTAGTGGTGTAAAAACCATTTATATGATCAGACTAAATGAAAACGTCTTATGTAGTGGAGTTGAAGCTGAAACTTTTTTGCGTGAGCTCATTGATAATGGGATGAGGTAATTGGGTGCACAAGTGGTGGGTGTGGGGAGGCGTCATAGAGTAATAATCTTTAACTATTAAACTAATGTCATGGATGTGTACATAGTCAACAAGGGTAGTTAGAAGAAAAAGAGGAGTCTGGTGGCTATACTAGAAAGAAGAGGAGATAGACTCAGACCTCTAGTCATATCCATCTTTTAGCACATTATTTGCTCTAACAATAAAATTCTAATTGGAGGAACTTGTAGTATCATAAGAGAGAGTAAATGAGTGCTAGATAAATACTTATGAGATATGAGACATACCCAAAATTTATCAGTTTTTTAAAACATATCCCAAACCAGCTTGTCGAGGAGGCCCACATTGGAATCTCTAGTTGATCGAACCGTCAGGCCACCCAACTTTCTTTGGCGTGTAATTGTTTTCAACCAAAAAAATGAATATCAAAAGTGGAAGTATCCTTCTAAATAAAGTTTTGAGTCATATGATCAATTATGTCACAAATATTTTGAGGTAATCAAGTGCTTTGCATGTAGTAAGAGGGGATGTAGGTGATAACTAATGTAGTAAGAGTTAATCTACCAGTCTTATtgaaaagtttgtttttctaGGAAGTTACACACGTTTTCATTTTTTTCTACGTTGAAGTTAAAATCAGATCTTTTAGCTCCACCTCCTCTAAGAATAGGAAAACCAACGTATTTATCCAGAAAATCAATACTTTGAATACTTGAGATTGTAGTTAGTTGGTCGATTTAAGTTTGAAGGATGCTGAAAAGTAGAAAGCATGATATTTAGCAAGAGCCAATACATGCGCCAGATAAAGACTTATGAAATATAAGATATACCCAAATTTTATCAGATTTTTGAAGCATATCCCAAACCAGCTTGTCAAGGAGGGCCACATTGGAATCTCTAGTTGATTTAACCGTCAGGCCACCCAACTTCCTTGAGCATGTAGCTTTTTGAGATTAAAGACAACTTATCATCATCTTCTGAGTATTCATCAAATCCTTCTaattcttcctcagcttgataaGCTCTTGTCTTCTCATACTTGGATTTTAGAGCAACGAATTTACCTCGCTTTTGAGTTTCATCTTCTTCAAGCTCAATCTCATGAATTCTTAAAAAAAATAACtagttcttcaagactgatgttgttgAGATCCTTTACCAGCTTCAAGGaagttaccataggtctccattttttggaagacttctgataactttcttgacatgatcagtcgtagagtatcctttgtccaTA is a window of Lathyrus oleraceus cultivar Zhongwan6 chromosome 6, CAAS_Psat_ZW6_1.0, whole genome shotgun sequence DNA encoding:
- the LOC127097855 gene encoding protein CHUP1, chloroplastic, encoding MREEISNNPSENKSKASKFSDQNQPPKLQPAKTTNPNNNHSKPRLWGAHIVKGFSADKKTKQQSSLPTKKTTTSDNANQKNPFVPPHSRAKRSLMGDLSCSQVHPHAFPTHRRQSSTDLFTELDHMRNLLQESKERESKLNAELAECRKNRNEVDELVKKVALLEEEKASLFEQLAVLSRSCGLERQEEVVKGGNEDSSMQNLELEVVELRRLNKELHMQKRNLTCRLSSMESELSSSANSSESDIVAKFKAEASLLRLTNEDLSKQVEGLQTSRLNEVEELAYLRWVNSCLRTELKNTCSTLDSDKPSSPQSVVSSSGDSIISFSDQCGNANSFNLVKKLKKWPITSSDNLSQVESTSSTSSSLFEKNWIESISEGSNRRRHSISGSNSSEEDVVVLNKRRQSNCFDSLECLKEIEKESVPLPSLFVQQSVMEKRPLRVPNPPPRPSSCSISSKTKQENSAQVQVQPPPPPPPPPPPMSFASKSNTAMVKRAPQVVELYHSLMKRDSRKDSSNGGLADAPDVADVRSSMIGEIENRSSHLLAIKEDIETQGEFVNSLIREVNNAVYQNIDDVVAFVKWLDDELCFLVDERAVLKHFDWPEKKADTLREASFGYQDLKKLECEVSSYKDDPRLPCDIALKKMVALSEKMERTVYALLRTRDSLMRNCKEFQIPVEWMLDNGIIGKIKLGSVKLAKKYMKRVAMEVQTKSAFDKDPAMDYMVLQGVRFAFRIHQFAGGFDAETMHAFEELRNLASLLNKT